From a region of the Cucumis sativus cultivar 9930 chromosome 6, Cucumber_9930_V3, whole genome shotgun sequence genome:
- the LOC101214053 gene encoding CBL-interacting serine/threonine-protein kinase 12 — protein sequence MADRPDPDKKTETTRKDMPALLLGRYEIGKLLGHGTFAKVYHARNIKTNDSVAIKVIDKEKILKGGLIAHIKREISILRRVRHPNIVQLFEVMATKAKIYFVMEYVRGGELFKKVSKGRLKEEVARKYFQQLISAVAFCHARGVYHRDLKPENLLLDENGNLKVSDFGLSAVSDQIRQDGLFHTFCGTPAYVAPEVLARKGYEAAKVDIWSCGVILFVLMAGYLPFHDQNIMAMYKKIYKGEFRCPRWFSPELIRLLTRLLDTNPETRFTIPEIMENRWFKKGYKHIKFYIEDDKVCSIEDDTDDVDSLSDQSQSESDSEIIETRRKVTSLPRPASLNAFDIISFSPGFDLSGLFEDGGEEARFVSSAPVSKIISKLEEIAKLVSFTVRKKDCRVSLEGSREGVKGPLTIAAEVFELTPKLVMVEVKRKGGDKEEYEQFCNNELKPALLNLKVEDSGDPSHIPSDTE from the coding sequence atgGCCGACCGGCCCGACCCTGACAAGAAGACCGAAACCACCAGGAAAGATATGCCCGCCCTTCTCCTTGGCCGATACGAGATCGGGAAGCTCCTTGGCCATGGCACCTTCGCCAAGGTCTACCATGCCCGAAACATCAAAACCAACGATAGCGTAGCCATTAAAGTCATCGACAAGGAGAAGATCCTCAAGGGCGGTTTAATCGCTCACATCAAACGCGAGATCTCAATCCTCCGACGTGTTCGACATCCTAATATTGTGCAACTCTTCGAGGTTATGGCCACTAAGGCCAAGATCTACTTCGTTATGGAATACGTCCGCGGAGGTGAGCTTTTCAAGAAGGTCTCCAAGGGCCGATTGAAGGAAGAGGTCGCACGGAAGTACTTTCAGCAATTAATCTCCGCCGTCGCTTTCTGTCACGCCCGTGGTGTTTATCATCGCGACCTTAAACCGGAGAACTTACTGCTCGATGAGAATGGGAATCTCAAGGTCTCCGATTTTGGCCTCAGCGCCGTCTCCGATCAAATTCGACAAGATGGGTTGTTTCATACTTTTTGTGGTACTCCGGCGTATGTGGCTCCGGAGGTTTTGGCCCGGAAAGGCTACGAGGCCGCGAAGGTCGATATTTGGTCATGTGGGGTTATTCTGTTTGTTTTAATGGCAGGTTATTTACCCTTCCACGACCAAAACATTATGGCAATGTATAAGAAGATTTACAAAGGGGAGTTCCGTTGTCCGAGATGGTTCTCGCCGGAGCTAATTCGACTTCTAACACGTCTTTTAGATACAAATCCCGAAACTCGTTTCACAATTCCTGAAATCATGGAGAATAGATGGTTCAAAAAGGGGTATAAGCATATCAAATTCTACATCGAAGATGATAAGGTATGCAGCATTGAGGATGATACCGATGATGTTGATTCCTTGTCGGATCAGTCACAATCGGAATCGGATTCCGAAATAATTGAGACCAGACGAAAGGTTACCTCACTCCCAAGACCCGCGAGTTTGAAtgcatttgatataatttcGTTTTCACCGGGATTTGATCTTTCTGGATTATTTGAAGATGGAGGGGAAGAGGCAAGATTTGTGTCAAGTGCTCCGGTGTCGAAGATTATATCAAAATTGGAGGAGATTGCAAAATTGGTGAGTTTCACTGTGAGGAAGAAGGATTGCAGGGTTAGTTTAGAGGGGTCACGGGAAGGAGTGAAAGGGCCATTGACAATCGCAGCTGAGGTATTCGAGTTAACGCCGAAATTGGTGATGGTAGAGGTGAAGAGGAAAGGGGGAGATAAAGAAGAGTATGAGCAGTTCTGTAACAATGAATTGAAGCCAGCATTGTTGAATCTGAAGGTGGAGGATTCTGGTGATCCTTCACATATACCATCAGATACTGAATGA
- the LOC101213806 gene encoding shaggy-related protein kinase eta, which yields MADVKEMPGPVIDGNDPVTGHIISTTIGGKNGEPKQTISYMAERVVGTGSFGIVFKAKCLETGENVAIKKVLQDRRYKNRELQLMRVMDHPNVISLKHCFFSTTTKDELFLNLVMEYVPETMFRVLKHYSNANQRMPIIYVKLYMYQVFRGLAYIHTVPGVCHRDLKPQNILVDPLTHQVKICDFGSAKMLMKGEANVSYICSRFYRAPELIFGATEYTTSIDIWSAGCVLAELLLGQPLFPGENAVDQLVEIIKVLGTPTREEIRCMNPSYTDYRFPQIKAHPWHKVFHKRMPPEAIDLASRLLQYSPSLRCTALEACTHPFFDELREPNARLPNGRPFPPLFNFKQELSGASPELVNKLIPDQVKRQMGLNLHLAVS from the exons ATGGCGGACGTTAAG GAAATGCCAGGCCCTGTCATTGATGGAAATGATCCGGTTACTGGTCACATAATATCCACGACTATTGGAGGCAAGAATGGGGAGCCCAAACAG ACCATAAGCTATATGGCAGAACGTGTTGTTGGGACTGGATCATTTGGTATTGTTTTCAAG GCCAAATGCTTGGAGACTGGTGAAAATGTGGCTATAAAGAAGGTTTTGCAGGACAGAAGATACAAGAATCGTGAACTCCAGTTAATGCGTGTGATGGATCATCCAAATGTCATTTCTTTGAAGCATTGTTTCTTTTCCACTACTACAAAAGACGAACTTTTTCTCAACTTGGTAATGGAATATGTCCCTGAAACCATGTTTCGGGTTTTGAAGCATTACAGTAATGCAAATCAAAGAATGCCGATCATCTATGTCAAATTATACATGTACCAG GTTTTTAGGGGTCTGGCCTATATCCACACGGTTCCTGGAGTTTGCCACAGAGATTTGAAGcctcaaaatattttg GTGGATCCTCTTACTCACCAAGTTAAAATATGCGACTTTGGAAGTGCAAAAATGCTT ATGAAAGGTGAAGCCAATGTTTCATACATATGTTCACGCTTCTATAGAGCACCAGAACTCATCTTTGGAGCTACAGAGTACACAACTTCAATAGACATTTGGTCTGCTGGCTGTGTCCTTGCAGAGCTACTTTTGGGACAG CCATTGTTTCCCGGAGAGAATGCAGTTGACCAGCTTGTAGAGATTATTAAG GTTCTTGGCACACCAACTCGTGAAGAAATTCGATGCATGAATCCAAGTTATACAGACTATAGGTTTCCACAGATAAAAGCTCACCCATGGCACAAG GTTTTCCACAAACGGATGCCTCCTGAGGCAATAGATCTGGCTTCTCGATTGCTTCAGTATTCACCTAGTCTTCGCTGCACAGCA CTGGAAGCTTGCACACATCCTTTCTTTGACGAACTTCGAGAACCCAATGCTCGTCTCCCCAATGGTCGACCATTCCCACCTCTCTTTAACTTCAAACAAGAG CTGTCAGGGGCCTCTCCGGAGCTTGTTAACAAGTTGATACCTGATCAAGTGAAGCGACAAATGGGTCTTAATTTGCATCTAGCCGTTTCGTAA
- the LOC101218118 gene encoding probable LRR receptor-like serine/threonine-protein kinase At5g45780 isoform X1, with product MEVVKVALLLLFFIWVVSASDSHLSPKGVNYEVAALMSMKSRIKDERRVMQGWDINSVDPCTWNMVACSTEGFVISLEMPNMGLSGTLSPSIGNLSHLRIMLLQNNELSGPIPDDIGELSELQTLDLSNNQFVGGIPSSLGFLTRLNYLKLSSNKLSGPIPESVANISGLSFLDLSNNNLSGPTPRILAKEYSVAGNSFLCASSLSKFCGVVPKPVNETGLSQKDNGRHHLVLYIALIVSFTFVVSVVLLVGWVHCYRSHLVFTSYVQQDYEFDIGHLKRFTFRELQKATSNFSPQNILGQGGFGVVYKGYLPNGTYVAVKRLKDPNYTGEVQFQTEVEMIGLAVHRNLLRLYGFCMTPDERLLVYPYMPNGSVADRLRDAGQEKPSLNWNRRLCIAVGAARGLLYLHEQCNPKIIHRDVKAANILLDESFEAVVGDFGLAKMLDRRDSHVTTAVRGTVGHIAPEYLSTGQSSEKTDVFGFGILVLELLTGQKALDAGNGQIRKGMILEWVRTLHEEKRLDVLVDRDLKGCFDAMELEKCVELALQCTQSHPQLRPKMSDILKILEGLVGQSSQMEESPVGASLYEDRPHSFSRNYSDIHEESSFVVEAMELSGPR from the exons ATGGAAGTTGTAAAAGTAGCTCTGCTACTGTTATTCTTCATCTGGGTGGTCTCTGCCTCAGACAGTCATTTGTCTCCCAAAGGAGTAAACTATGAAG TGGCGGCTTTGATGTCAATGAAGAGTAGGATAAAGGACGAGCGGAGAGTGATGCAAGGATGGGACATAAATTCGGTCGATCCATGCACCTGGAATATGGTTGCTTGCTCTACTGAGGGATTTGTGATTTCTCT TGAGATGCCAAATATGGGTTTATCTGGAACGCTTTCCCCTAGCATTGGGAACCTGAGTCATCTTAGGATAAT GTTGTTGCAAAATAATGAGTTATCTGGTCCAATTCCCGATGATATAGGAGAACTTTCAGAGCTTCAGACTCTTGACCTTTCTAACAACCAGTTCGTAGGCGGGATTCCAAGTTCTTTGGGCTTTCTTACTCGTTTAAATTACTT GAAGCTCAGTAGTAACAAGTTAAGTGGACCAATACCAGAATCTGTTGCAAATATCTCAGGCCTTTCCTTTTT GGATTTATCGAACAATAATCTCAGTGGTCCAACTCCTAGAATACTTGCGAAAGAGTACAG TGTGGCAGGGAATAGCTTCCTTTGTGCATCTTcattatctaaattttgtgGTGTAGTTCCGAAGCCAGTTAATG AAACTGGTTTGTCTCAGAAAGATAATGGCCGTCATCACTTGGTTCTTTACATAGCTCTAATTGTGAGTTTCACATTTGTGGTTTCTGTTGTGTTACTTGTTGGCTGGGTGCATTGTTATAGATCTCATCTTGTCTTCACATCCTACG TGCAGCAAGATTATGAATTTGATATAGGTCATCTGAAAAGGTTTACATTCCGCGAGCTACAAAAGGCAACAAGTAATTTTAGTCCCCAAAACATTCTGGGACAGGGTGGTTTTGGAGTAGTTTATAAAGGTTATCTTCCAAATGGGACATATGTTGCTGTCAAGAGACTGAAAGATCCAAATTACACTGGAGAAGTGCAGTTTCAAACTGAAGTTGAAATGATTGGCTTAGCAGTGCACCGCAACCTCTTACGTTTATATGGCTTTTGTATGACCCCAGATGAGAGATTGCTGGTTTATCCTTATATGCCAAATGGGAGTGTTGCTGACCGTCTTAGAG ATGCAGGCCAAGAGAAGCCTTCATTGAATTGGAACAGAAGATTGTGTATTGCCGTTGGCGCAGCACGTGGACTTCTATACTTGCATGAGCAGTGTAACCCAAAAATTATTCACCGGGATGTGAAAGCTGCAAATATTCTTCTAGATGAAAGCTTTGAAGCGGTGGTCGGCGATTTTGGTCTGGCAAAGATGTTAGATAGGAGAGATTCACATGTTACTACTGCAGTTAGAGGCACAGTGGGACATATTGCCCCGGAATATCTTTCAACTGGACAATCTTCAGAAAAGACTGATGTTTTTGGATTTGGCATATTGGTTCTTGAACTCTTGACAGGGCAAAAAGCACTTGATGCTGGCAATGGTCAAATTCGAAAGGGAATGATCCTCGAATGG GTTAGAACATTACATGAGGAGAAGAGGTTAGATGTGCTGGTGGACAGGGATCTTAAAGGATGTTTTGATGCCATGGAGCTTGAAAAATGTGTAGAGTTGGCTCTGCAGTGTACTCAATCACATCCACAACTTCGACCAAAGATGTCCGATATCCTGAAGATTCTAGAAGGTCTCGTTGGACAGTCTAGCCAAATGGAGGAATCACCAGTTGGAGCAAGTCTTTATGAGGATAGACCTCACAGTTTCTCAAGAAATTACAGTGATATTCATGAAGAATCTTCATTTGTGGTCGAAGCCATGGAGCTTTCAGGACCTCGGTGA
- the LOC101218118 gene encoding probable LRR receptor-like serine/threonine-protein kinase At5g45780 isoform X2 — protein sequence MFLIQGELSELQTLDLSNNQFVGGIPSSLGFLTRLNYLKLSSNKLSGPIPESVANISGLSFLDLSNNNLSGPTPRILAKEYSVAGNSFLCASSLSKFCGVVPKPVNETGLSQKDNGRHHLVLYIALIVSFTFVVSVVLLVGWVHCYRSHLVFTSYVQQDYEFDIGHLKRFTFRELQKATSNFSPQNILGQGGFGVVYKGYLPNGTYVAVKRLKDPNYTGEVQFQTEVEMIGLAVHRNLLRLYGFCMTPDERLLVYPYMPNGSVADRLRDAGQEKPSLNWNRRLCIAVGAARGLLYLHEQCNPKIIHRDVKAANILLDESFEAVVGDFGLAKMLDRRDSHVTTAVRGTVGHIAPEYLSTGQSSEKTDVFGFGILVLELLTGQKALDAGNGQIRKGMILEWVRTLHEEKRLDVLVDRDLKGCFDAMELEKCVELALQCTQSHPQLRPKMSDILKILEGLVGQSSQMEESPVGASLYEDRPHSFSRNYSDIHEESSFVVEAMELSGPR from the exons ATGTTTCTCATTCAAG GAGAACTTTCAGAGCTTCAGACTCTTGACCTTTCTAACAACCAGTTCGTAGGCGGGATTCCAAGTTCTTTGGGCTTTCTTACTCGTTTAAATTACTT GAAGCTCAGTAGTAACAAGTTAAGTGGACCAATACCAGAATCTGTTGCAAATATCTCAGGCCTTTCCTTTTT GGATTTATCGAACAATAATCTCAGTGGTCCAACTCCTAGAATACTTGCGAAAGAGTACAG TGTGGCAGGGAATAGCTTCCTTTGTGCATCTTcattatctaaattttgtgGTGTAGTTCCGAAGCCAGTTAATG AAACTGGTTTGTCTCAGAAAGATAATGGCCGTCATCACTTGGTTCTTTACATAGCTCTAATTGTGAGTTTCACATTTGTGGTTTCTGTTGTGTTACTTGTTGGCTGGGTGCATTGTTATAGATCTCATCTTGTCTTCACATCCTACG TGCAGCAAGATTATGAATTTGATATAGGTCATCTGAAAAGGTTTACATTCCGCGAGCTACAAAAGGCAACAAGTAATTTTAGTCCCCAAAACATTCTGGGACAGGGTGGTTTTGGAGTAGTTTATAAAGGTTATCTTCCAAATGGGACATATGTTGCTGTCAAGAGACTGAAAGATCCAAATTACACTGGAGAAGTGCAGTTTCAAACTGAAGTTGAAATGATTGGCTTAGCAGTGCACCGCAACCTCTTACGTTTATATGGCTTTTGTATGACCCCAGATGAGAGATTGCTGGTTTATCCTTATATGCCAAATGGGAGTGTTGCTGACCGTCTTAGAG ATGCAGGCCAAGAGAAGCCTTCATTGAATTGGAACAGAAGATTGTGTATTGCCGTTGGCGCAGCACGTGGACTTCTATACTTGCATGAGCAGTGTAACCCAAAAATTATTCACCGGGATGTGAAAGCTGCAAATATTCTTCTAGATGAAAGCTTTGAAGCGGTGGTCGGCGATTTTGGTCTGGCAAAGATGTTAGATAGGAGAGATTCACATGTTACTACTGCAGTTAGAGGCACAGTGGGACATATTGCCCCGGAATATCTTTCAACTGGACAATCTTCAGAAAAGACTGATGTTTTTGGATTTGGCATATTGGTTCTTGAACTCTTGACAGGGCAAAAAGCACTTGATGCTGGCAATGGTCAAATTCGAAAGGGAATGATCCTCGAATGG GTTAGAACATTACATGAGGAGAAGAGGTTAGATGTGCTGGTGGACAGGGATCTTAAAGGATGTTTTGATGCCATGGAGCTTGAAAAATGTGTAGAGTTGGCTCTGCAGTGTACTCAATCACATCCACAACTTCGACCAAAGATGTCCGATATCCTGAAGATTCTAGAAGGTCTCGTTGGACAGTCTAGCCAAATGGAGGAATCACCAGTTGGAGCAAGTCTTTATGAGGATAGACCTCACAGTTTCTCAAGAAATTACAGTGATATTCATGAAGAATCTTCATTTGTGGTCGAAGCCATGGAGCTTTCAGGACCTCGGTGA
- the LOC105435966 gene encoding uncharacterized protein LOC105435966 isoform X1 — MDREERNRQDGGDVSSRVETAVPKPTNDLVNGDRIEATIVIIPESLASAGGDKEAHGFGGEAIPNVNIETREGSNLNPSETVLVIDSDGAASRGEDGESLVKNNGMGLGKDLEKLNVKSKMSEAKDNPMLINVKPKGGKGFIDDWNGERVCRICHLASNQTSEAKTGTSTSELIQLGCDCKDELGIAHGHCAEAWFKLKGNRMCEICGETAKNVEGVGDNRFMEEWNEGRSVDSSGNTSNGGGGCWRGQPFCNFLMACLVIAFVLPWFFRINIF, encoded by the exons ATGGATCGCGAAGAAAGGAATCGCCAAGATGGTGGTGATGTGTCGAGTCGAGTAGAAACAGCGGTGCCTAAACCCACAAATGATTTGGTTAATGGCGATAGGATCGAGGCTACCATTGTGATTATCCCAGAAAGCCTCGCCTCTGCTGGCGGCGACAAGGAAGCTCACGGCTTCGGTGGAGAAGCTATACCAAATGTTAATATAGAGACAAGGGAGGGTTCGAATCTGAACCCTTCAGAAACTGTACTGGTTATTGATTCGGATGGGGCTGCATCTAGAGGTGAAGACGGAGAATCGCTTGTGAAGAACAATGGAATGGGGTTGGGGAAGGATTTGGAAAAGTTGAATGTAAAATCAAAGATGTCAGAAGCGAAGGACAATCCGATGTTGATAAATGTAAAGCCAAAAGGGGGTAAAGGGTTTATTGATGACTGGAATGGAGAAAGGGTCTGTAGGATCTGCCATTTGGCGTCCAATCAAACCTCAGAGGCTAAAACTGGGACCAGTACTTCAGAATTGATTCAACTTGGTTGTGACTGCAAAGATGAGCTGGGAATTGCGCATGGTCACTGTGCTGAGGCATGGTTCAAGCTCAAAGGAAACAg AATGTGCGAAATTTGTGGTGAGACTGCTAAAAACGTTGAAGGAGTTGGGGACAACAGATTTATGGAAGAGTGGAACGAGGGGAGATCAGTAGACAGCAGTGGAAACACATCAAACGGGGGTGGTGGATGTTGGAGGGGACAGCCATTCTGTAACTTTTTGATGGCATGTCTGGTAATAGCTTTTGTTCTTCCATGGTTTTTTCGTATAAACATTTTCTAG
- the LOC105435966 gene encoding uncharacterized protein LOC105435966 isoform X2, whose translation MDREERNRQDGGDVSSRVETAVPKPTNDLVNGDRIEATIVIIPESLASAGGDKEAHGFGGEAIPNVNIETREGSNLNPSETVLVIDSDGAASRGEDGESLVKNNGMGLGKDLEKLNVKSKMSEAKDNPMLINVKPKGGKGFIDDWNGERVCRICHLASNQTSEAKTGTSTSELIQLGCDCKDELGIAHGHCAEAWFKLKGNSFWRFT comes from the exons ATGGATCGCGAAGAAAGGAATCGCCAAGATGGTGGTGATGTGTCGAGTCGAGTAGAAACAGCGGTGCCTAAACCCACAAATGATTTGGTTAATGGCGATAGGATCGAGGCTACCATTGTGATTATCCCAGAAAGCCTCGCCTCTGCTGGCGGCGACAAGGAAGCTCACGGCTTCGGTGGAGAAGCTATACCAAATGTTAATATAGAGACAAGGGAGGGTTCGAATCTGAACCCTTCAGAAACTGTACTGGTTATTGATTCGGATGGGGCTGCATCTAGAGGTGAAGACGGAGAATCGCTTGTGAAGAACAATGGAATGGGGTTGGGGAAGGATTTGGAAAAGTTGAATGTAAAATCAAAGATGTCAGAAGCGAAGGACAATCCGATGTTGATAAATGTAAAGCCAAAAGGGGGTAAAGGGTTTATTGATGACTGGAATGGAGAAAGGGTCTGTAGGATCTGCCATTTGGCGTCCAATCAAACCTCAGAGGCTAAAACTGGGACCAGTACTTCAGAATTGATTCAACTTGGTTGTGACTGCAAAGATGAGCTGGGAATTGCGCATGGTCACTGTGCTGAGGCATGGTTCAAGCTCAAAGGAAACAg CTTTTGGCGTTTCACATAG